In the Populus trichocarpa isolate Nisqually-1 chromosome 8, P.trichocarpa_v4.1, whole genome shotgun sequence genome, TCTTAGGTTCTCAAGTTTTCACCATGTATCTGCATTTTCTCACCTCCTAGAGTTCTCCCACATTCCTGTTTTTTGTTATCCTGTTCTTCACCGGTTTCCAGTTCTTTTTCAAAAGTTAATCCTTGAAGGTGAAGTTGGCATTGAGAAGCTGATGATCAAATGAGGACATCAAAAATTTCTTCAGGGAATTCAGGCTATCATGCATGGATTCTTGCTTTTGCAATGAGTCTACTGATACTGATTGCCTTGTCGAAGTCATGGTTTTATGATCACGCTTCTGCTACTGCAAGTGAGGATTTGCAATACTTTTCAGTGATTGTCCCTTCAAAAGGGCGGGCCTATCCTCCTGTTCTTGCTTATTGGATATGTGGTACTAGTGGAGATGGGAAGAGAATGTTAAGGCTATTAAAAGCAATTTATCATCCAAGGAACCAATATCTATTGCAGCTTGATGCTGAATCCTCAGATTATGAAAGGGCAGAGTTAGTTGTTTCAGTTCAATCTGAAAGTTTGTTTCAAGCATACGGTAATGTTAATGTTGTTGGAAAAGGTTATGCTATCAACGAAATGGGATCGTCTGCTCTTGCTGCCATACTCAACGCTGCTGCATTGCTTCTTAAGCTGAGTGCAGACTGGGATTGGTTCATCAATTTAAGTGTCTCAGACTATCCTCTAGTGAGTCAAGATGGTAAATGCTACTTGCAATATTTTCTAGCAATTTAGCTTTGTGATGCCAATGTCCACGgcatttgttaataataaatatttctgGGCAGATCTCCTCCATGCCTTCACTTCCTTGCCAAGAGATCTCAACTTCATCAACTATACTAATGACACTGCGAAAAACGAGTAAGCATGAGCCATTTTTCATCCTGCAATTTCTTTACTTTATAGAGAGAAGAAGTTCAAGGTAACCTGATTGATTTAAAGAAGCAATGGCTGTTGAATTGATTTGGTGCAGGATACACAAGATTAACCAAATTGTTGTAGACCCCAGCTTACATCTTCAGAAGAGTAGCCACCTTTATTACGCTGTTGAGACTCGAACAACACCTGATGCTTTCAAGATATTTGGAGGTCAGTTTCCCTTACAACTCAAAGGGCATATCTTAAAGACATCACTTGTTGTAAATGCTTGTTTGTCTACCAGGTTCACCCTGGCTGGTTCTTACAAGAGCTTTCATGGAGTACTGTGTCCAAGGATGGGACAACCTTCCAAGAAAACTACTAATGTACTTCAGCAACACGGCATCCCCACTTGAATCGTATTTCCACTCTGTCCTCTGCAACTCTCCTGAGTTTCAAAACACAACAGTAAGCAATGATTTAAGGTACAATATTCTGGAAACTACTACAGATGGGGAATCACCTTATGACAAAATGCTAAATGGTGGAGCAGCATTTGCAAGGCCATTTAAAGAAGATGCTGCTGCACTAAACATGATAGATGAGAATGTCTTGAACCGTGAACCCAATGGATTGGTGCCTGGAAAATGGTGCTTAGACCAAGGTATGAACAAGAGCTCAGAGGCATCAAAGCCTCCAGGGGAGGATTTGTGTTCAACTTGGGGTAACATTAATGATGTCAAGCCAGGATCTTATGGTATCAAGCTTGCATTTTTATTGTCTAAGATTGCCGGTGAAGAGAAATTGACAACTAGTCAATGCCTTCAAGCTACACAAATGGGGTCATCATAGAACCAAGCATACATCCTTGtgtggataatttttttcttttaatcgaAAACTATAGGTTAAATCAAGCTTCTTAGCCATATGAATCCTTTGCTAAATGCACTATAAAGGCGTACTTGCTTGTTAGAACAAAAGCTAGAAGCACCCAGTGATATATTGTACATACATTCACATTTTATCGAGGATTTCTACAATAAACtcattgtttttcccttatcatttatAGCATGCttgatatgatatttttcatgAGATATACTTTTTATTACAAGATTGAATTGGGGTAAAGAAGTTTTTAGTCTTTGATTTCCACAATAAGGGCATTTGGTTTTCGGTTCTTCTTAACACGGTGTGGTTACTAAACTACTTTTAGATTCAGATAATCTATAGCTAAAATTGAgaggttttttattaatattgtgtgCTAGCATAATCCCGTCCTTTCATAGGAGGATGATTTATAAGAGGAATGATAAAGCCGATCTGTTGGTTAAGTTATACTTGTCTTTCTTCACACTTACAGTAAATTGATTAAGCTGTGTCCAAAGACAAGTAAGAAGACTGAAAAGTCTATAATCCAACCGGATCAAGTTTTATTGGTATTATCAAGGAGAAAATACATGATGATCTCGTCAACCGATACCTGCCCGAAGTCTCCACCATTCCCTTAAACCAAGGGATGAAGTGGGTTCCGACCTGGAAGTCATTACCAACATTCAAACAAATGAATGACCTGTTGAGACAGAACGCAGGAGAGCAAGGAATTGGTTTTCCtttcaagggtagtttaaaGTCTTGCTTTCCTGCCATATTCTTTGAATTATCAGCTTATACTTTCCTCCTTGAGTTTATACACTCTCGGGGGGAGCAGTGGTCATAGATATTCTCTAGTCCGAgggaaatttgatttttgtacaaattaaattttaaaaaaatgtttatgcaTCGCACGCACCAACATATGGGTATATACACCCTTCGAACGGTTTGTGCAGCATTTCTTAGTAGTCAAACACCATATTTGAGGCTACACTCGATGCGTTTCGCCATCCCCTTTCATAGTGATCCAACACATATAGCTGCTAGACATGTTATGgagctttaaaaatattttttctttcccccctcttttctctctcttccacctTAAATAATGAGTTTTCCTTCCCAAAAATCAGAAGAGTGTGTAATTTGTTAAGTTTATCATATTttctccttattcttttaattatatcgaactttattttttttcaatttcatcatttgacatttgatttttaaatcaaacgcGTGCtcttattttatgatgtttcaGGTTTgacttttaatgttttgatttctaatttagaTTCTTGcctcttttattaaattttaatttatttccaatCTCATTCTTGAATCCAtgaccttattttttaatttttgtggtccccattctttttatttttatttttattttagattcttttgtgaatttggtttttttttttcagttttgcccttcaattcaatatttgatgatatttaaaGTTTGActttcaatgttttgatttctaatttttacttttagctattttattaaattctaatttgttttcaatttcattcttagatccataatcttgattttttatttttaattttaatttagttcttattattttaattttttttttaatttattaattttaattttttttaattttatcttttaaattaaattttagtttgtcctaatttgttttttcaaatgagaTCTAATTACTGAACAAATACCTTCGTCCACTAACTGCGGGccactaaaaacataaaatggaAGCTTTTAGTATGATCCACCGGTTTACCAAACGGGCCTCTCAAAAAAGGACATTGATTTACATTTATTCCATTGACGGGCCAAAGCCCAAGTGCCGAATAGAAGCTCGGACAACAATTTTGTTCAACGTgccttctattttttaatctcatttcgTCCCTTTACTTTAATACATTCTAATATGATCCATATgttcaatttacttttaattcttGACATGTCAGAAAAAAATGGAAGGTTATATATTAGATGTCAGGAAACATTTTTATGAGGAgatggaccaaattaaaaaacaagtgtaGTAGAGATTCAATAATAAGAAATGGTCAATATTACAGGGACCAAATATAATCCTTAAAAAAGTAGTGTAAATGAGGGGCagttttaaaagaagaagaagaagaagaaagacaaaTCCTCTCTTTAGGTGGAAGTGGAGTCCTGAAGCAAATGCAATTCTATCAGTCTATAAATACCAAGTGAAGAGGCGAAGGTGAGAGGGAGGGCAAAGGCCGGTGGGGTTTTGataatttcttcttctacttctctaagtatataatataatctttgttcctcctcctccttcttccgTTTGAGCTTCCTCTGCATCTTCCATGCAATTCACGTACCCCCATCAAACCAAGCTCCGCCATTTGTATTAGACACCTCTGACTCGCTCTCTCGGAAACCTGCTCTTGTGACTCGGGTTCGGGATCTTGTGAGGCTAAAGGTACTCGTTTCACTGTTTTTTGTCTCTGTGTTTTTAGGCCTTATGGTGCTGTTGTCTGGGTCTGGTGCTGTTTTCTGAAATGTAGCAACGTGGATAATGTTTTGACAAGaatttgattcctttttttgtttttggcttaCTCGTGATTCTGATTTTTGTGGTTTTGTTTGATCTTTGAAAGAATTTTTAAAGCCATTTTTACGATTggttaaattattaattcagagttatcctttttttttttttttatgttagatctTGTGTGTATGTACTACttcagtttatattatattaagatTTGTTGTTTTAGTAAGATTTAGTCCTATTTAATGTGTACGATCAGTCTCAATGTAAAATCCACTTAAAACAAGAAAGGACGAATCATGTTGAAAGATTTTGTCTCTATGAGGACCCCCTTTTGACATTTCTGCTGTTCTTCATGGTTTAAATGATGGAatgctctcttcttttttatccaaTGATGCATCCGACTCGGTAAAGGTCAGGCTTGCGGATGAGTTGATTGAtgaaacaagttttttaaattttcgaGGGCTAGAATGTTAACATCTTTTTTAGCTGAATGCTGTAGCAAATCTATTTCGCAGTCGGTCGGGATTGACTCTTTCGAGTATGATTTCTGGGGTTTAATGCCCTAAGTACTCACCTGGCTTCTCATTCTAGTGTAAtcattttaaaagcttttttccCCATCATGGTTCTAATTTATAAACTACTGAATATGGTGACTCTTGCTACTCATcacatcacataaaaaaaagcagGCAAAATGGCAGAAAAAGGATTTTCTTGGGTAGCTTTGTTTGTTGGAGTGCATTTGACAGTTATGCCATAACACTAGTTAGAGAACGAAACAGTCATAAATTGTATTCTGTTACTCTTGGTTAGACTGCTTGCCGCCTGGTTTCTGAACATGTAATTTGCAGGGAAAGCAGGGAGCTTGTCAGAATGAAGGCACTGATCCTTGTTGGAGGGTTTGGAACACGGTTGAGGCCGTTGACTCTCAAACACCCTAAACCACTTGTTGAGTTTGCTAACAAACCTATGATCCTGCATCAGGTATAAAATCTTGAGCATTGCCTTTGTTGATATAACATAATTGGACTCGTGTTGGATGCTGTCTTTATGGTTAACTGCTTCCTCTGTCGATTTCCACGATTAAGAAACAACTTGTTTTAAAACCCAGGTGCTAGAAGAATTTAAACACTTGTCCGTGTATAATGGGCCGTCACAATTCCATGCTCTGTCAATCTCATATCCActtattgattctttgaattgtTTGCAGATAGAGGCTCTCAAGGCTATTGGAGTGACTGAAGTTGTTTTGGCTATCAACTACAAGCCCGAGGTATGAACAGGCAGCCTGCTTTTCACCACTATcaacttttattaaaaattaacaaactgtGCTCTTCCCTGCAGGAGATGATGAACTTCTTGAAGGATTTTGACACGAAGCTTGATATTAAGATCACTTGCTCACAAGAGACCGAGCCGCTCGGCACTGCTGGTCCTTTGGCACTAGCAAGGGACAAACTAATCGATGATTCTGGCGAACCGTTTTTTGTTCTCAATAGTGATGTCATCTGCGAATACCCACTCAAGCTGATGATAGAATTCCACAAAGCCCATGGTGGAGAGGCTTCCATAATGGTGACCAAGGTAACACCTATCGGTTATCAATTTACCTTCGTCAGTTT is a window encoding:
- the LOC7490852 gene encoding beta-glucuronosyltransferase GlcAT14A, translating into MRTSKISSGNSGYHAWILAFAMSLLILIALSKSWFYDHASATASEDLQYFSVIVPSKGRAYPPVLAYWICGTSGDGKRMLRLLKAIYHPRNQYLLQLDAESSDYERAELVVSVQSESLFQAYGNVNVVGKGYAINEMGSSALAAILNAAALLLKLSADWDWFINLSVSDYPLVSQDDLLHAFTSLPRDLNFINYTNDTAKNEIHKINQIVVDPSLHLQKSSHLYYAVETRTTPDAFKIFGGSPWLVLTRAFMEYCVQGWDNLPRKLLMYFSNTASPLESYFHSVLCNSPEFQNTTVSNDLRYNILETTTDGESPYDKMLNGGAAFARPFKEDAAALNMIDENVLNREPNGLVPGKWCLDQGMNKSSEASKPPGEDLCSTWGNINDVKPGSYGIKLAFLLSKIAGEEKLTTSQCLQATQMGSS